Within Armatimonadia bacterium, the genomic segment CTCACCCATGCTGGCGATGGGCGCTTCCGTGGCCCTGGAGCGTCTCTTCGGCTTCACTACCGACTTCCGCCTCACCGAGCTCAACAACCCGCATGAGCCGCTGCTGCGTAAGCTCCTGGCAGAGGCGCCCGGCTCCTATCAGTCCAGCATCATGGTCGGCAATCTCGCGGAGCCCGCTGCGGAGGAGATTGGTGCCGATGCGCTGCTGGTGAGGACCGGTGCGTTGTACCACGACATCGGCAAGCTACGACGCCCCTTCTTCTTCGTCGAGAACCAGTTCGGCGGCGACAACCCGCACGACCGCCTGTCTCCTCACTTGAGTGCCCTGGTGCTGATCGCCCACGTCAAGGACGGCCTGGACATGGCCGACGAGTACCGGATTCCCGACGCCATCAGGCGCTGCATTGCCGAACACCAGGGCACGGGCCTGATCAAGTTCTTCTACCAGCGTGCCATCGACACGGCCGACGATCCTCACGATGTTCAGGAGTCCAACTTCCGCTATCCTGGCCCCAAGCCCTCGACCCGCGAGACAGCGCTGCTGATGCTCGCTGATACTGTCGAGGCCGCTGCGCGAACCCTGGAGCACCCCTCGCACCAGGAGATATCGCAGTTGGTCCAACGACTGATCGATGACAAGGTGCGGGACGGACAGCTCGACGACTCGCCGCTCTCCTTCCACGACCTCGCGGTGATCCGGCGCAGCTTCGTGAGCACCCTGGCCGGGATGTTCCACCAGCGCATCAAGTACCCCGAACAGATCGCCGACGAGGTGCGCAAGGCAGCGCGGACGCAGGGGAAGAAGCCTCCTGCCGTGGACCGGGTACTGCCGCCACCACAGGAGAAGAAGCCCCTGGACCTGTACGACGAAGGGGATGACGCGGACCTGTGATAGAGGTGGAGATCCGCGACCTGCAGGATGAGCCCCTTCCTGTGGACCTGCTCCGGCGGACGGTGCAGGAAACCGCAGCGGAGGTCGCGTCGGCCCTCCCGGACCGGGTGAGTCTGGTCTTCGTGGACGACGAGCAGATCCATGAGATCAACCGTCGCTATCGGCATATCGACCGCCCAACCGATGTGATCTCCTTCGAGGCGGAAGAGGAGGAAGAGGGGGAGACGGCCGGGGAGATCATCGTCTCCGTTCCCACTGCGCTGCGCCAGGCCACAGCAGCCGGACACGATCTGCACACTGAGCTGGCATGGCTGGTATCACACGGGCTGCTGCACGTCACCGGTATGGAGGACGAGACGCAGGAGCAGCTCGACGAGATGCTGATCAAGCAGCGGCGGGTGCTGGCCCGGCTGGGTCTTGGGGCGAACCAATGAACGCGAGTCCACGTCGTGGCGGGACGGAGGGCTTTCCTCCGTCGCCGCGAGGCACCAAGTCGGTCCTGCGCAGCTTCCGCTACGCGTGGGAG encodes:
- the ybeY gene encoding rRNA maturation RNase YbeY — its product is MIEVEIRDLQDEPLPVDLLRRTVQETAAEVASALPDRVSLVFVDDEQIHEINRRYRHIDRPTDVISFEAEEEEEGETAGEIIVSVPTALRQATAAGHDLHTELAWLVSHGLLHVTGMEDETQEQLDEMLIKQRRVLARLGLGANQ